The Umboniibacter marinipuniceus genomic sequence ACAATATCATAAGAATTAGATAGGTGGACCATCAACGCGCCCATGCGCTCATGCATTAGTAGCTCACTGGGGTTAGGCGGCACCTCACCACGGGGAACAAAACTGAAGCCTTCAGCGCCTACATCCTCACAGACTAGCTCATCAATCTCAGTTAGCCCTTGAAGATAGCCAGAAAGCCCCGGAGACTTGTCAACTCTCAGTTCCTTCTCCATATGCCCTTTGCGCATGTCAGCATCTACAACTACAACCCTATGGCCACTCAAGGCCAAACTCATACCCAAGTTTGCGGAGACAAAAGACTTACCCGCCGCTGGCGAAGGGCCGGTAATCATAACCACGTTGTTAGGTGCATCCATCAACGAAAAATGCAAACTCGTGCGGAGGGAGCGGATAGCTTCAACTGACAAATCAGCTGGATTTTCCAGACTGAGCAACTTTATATCTTTAGCTTTATCTAAGGTTAACGCTTTCTGAGCAGGAGAATTCGGAATATTACCGTAAACCGGCAAGCCTAGCGCTTCTACGCCATCGGTAGACTCAAGCCCCTTATTCATAAAACTACGAACCAGTACAATTGCTACACCCAACATCCCACCAAGCAGGGTGGCCAGCACAGCAATTAAGGGCTTCTTCGGTTTTACCGGCTTTAGTGCACTTTTCGCATTATCCAGAATTCGCACAAAACCAACCGTTCCCGCACGGACTACATTAAGCTCCTGAGTACGATTCAATAATAGCGTGTAAACCTCTTGATTTACCTGTAGCTCACGGCTTCTACGCAACACTTCGCGCTGAGTTTCCGGCAACTCACGAATACGAGCATCCAATTCCACGCGCTGCTTTTCCAAAGTCTTACGATTTTCTAGTAGCGCTTTATAGGCGGGATGTGACGTTGTAAAACGCTGAGAAATTTCCGCTTCACGGAAGGACAAATCATTGAGCTGGGACTCTAAATCCACAATCACTTCCAGCAACGCTTCTGCTTCGCGATTTAAATCCACACTCTCGCGACTTTGACGATAGGCATTCAGATCTTCCTCTGAGCTTTCCAAGCGGCTGCGAACATCAGGTAACTGTTGCTCTAGAAAGTTAATACTCTTCTCTGCTTGCTGTGATTCGCGCGCCACGTTCTGCGCTTCGTAGTTACGAGCAACATGGTCCAAAATACTTTCGATTTTAGCCGAATCTTCACCTTCAATGGCGAGAGACAAGATACCACTCTGCTTGCCACGCTCACTCACGGAGAGACGCTTTTGCAGATCCGTCACCACCTCTAACCAGTACTCTTTCTTTACCAGAAACTCGTCGCCCGGCGATCCCACAATATCGCCAACCTGAAGGGCAACACCAGATTCATTCACAAGCTCGCCAATAGCAGCCTCGAATAGCAGTTCATCATCCAACCCGTACAAGCGATAGCGATCAGCCTCCAGCAATTCTAGGCGCAGAGCTTTACCAAGAAGATCATCACTCACACCTAGCGTGTCAATCCGAATACTGCGGGGCTCACCAAATAGCCGATTTAAGCCTCTCCCCACAACCGGGAAGTATGACGGCGCGGCGACATTGGTCAAACCTAGTTCGTCCACGGTACGCCCAATCACCATGCGACTCTTTAGGATTTCGATCTCGGTGACCGCAGACCCCTCCGCCGAAAACATATCACCTAAGCCT encodes the following:
- a CDS encoding polysaccharide biosynthesis tyrosine autokinase: MTDTVSNQSNRASSQNDEIDLGVLFGTLLDGKYWIVAVTAFFAVVGVMIALLSTPIYRADALLQVEEKSSGLSSLTEGLGDMFSAEGSAVTEIEILKSRMVIGRTVDELGLTNVAAPSYFPVVGRGLNRLFGEPRSIRIDTLGVSDDLLGKALRLELLEADRYRLYGLDDELLFEAAIGELVNESGVALQVGDIVGSPGDEFLVKKEYWLEVVTDLQKRLSVSERGKQSGILSLAIEGEDSAKIESILDHVARNYEAQNVARESQQAEKSINFLEQQLPDVRSRLESSEEDLNAYRQSRESVDLNREAEALLEVIVDLESQLNDLSFREAEISQRFTTSHPAYKALLENRKTLEKQRVELDARIRELPETQREVLRRSRELQVNQEVYTLLLNRTQELNVVRAGTVGFVRILDNAKSALKPVKPKKPLIAVLATLLGGMLGVAIVLVRSFMNKGLESTDGVEALGLPVYGNIPNSPAQKALTLDKAKDIKLLSLENPADLSVEAIRSLRTSLHFSLMDAPNNVVMITGPSPAAGKSFVSANLGMSLALSGHRVVVVDADMRKGHMEKELRVDKSPGLSGYLQGLTEIDELVCEDVGAEGFSFVPRGEVPPNPSELLMHERMGALMVHLSNSYDIVIVDTPPVLAVTDPTIVGKYSGVNLLIGRFNLTTLKEVEIAMQRFEQSGVKLNAFVLNGVEETARTRYNYAYYHYNYESNES